A single Acidaminococcus sp. DNA region contains:
- the ispE gene encoding 4-(cytidine 5'-diphospho)-2-C-methyl-D-erythritol kinase: MMKEIARGKINLALRVMNRRSDGFHEVDMVMQSISLADVLTFEPADHFELTSNDTVLSCGKDNLIYKAAVVFRERTGIKPDVKIALDKKIFVAAGLAGGSTDAAAALRGLNRMFDCPLSRKALEEAAAEIGSDVPFCIAGGTQRARGRGEKMEVLPAAPQLWLTLVKPADLAVSTAAVYKAIDSVPNRRQTDVEACVEAIGKHSRRALVEALQNDLEDVTLRKYGILQQMKESLLAAGCEKVLMSGSGPTLFGLAESEKAAEGIKQILSKEYPGAQVETAHTEEEYYG, from the coding sequence ATGATGAAGGAAATTGCCCGCGGCAAAATCAATTTGGCCCTGCGTGTAATGAATCGCCGCAGTGATGGGTTTCATGAAGTCGATATGGTCATGCAGAGCATTTCCCTGGCAGATGTGCTCACATTCGAACCGGCGGACCATTTTGAACTGACTTCGAATGATACGGTACTTTCCTGCGGCAAAGACAACCTGATTTATAAAGCAGCTGTCGTTTTCCGGGAGCGGACAGGAATCAAGCCTGATGTAAAGATTGCTTTGGATAAGAAAATCTTTGTGGCAGCTGGTCTTGCCGGGGGCAGTACGGACGCGGCAGCTGCCCTGCGGGGACTGAATCGTATGTTTGATTGTCCTTTATCGCGGAAAGCATTGGAAGAAGCAGCTGCGGAAATTGGCAGCGACGTGCCGTTCTGCATTGCGGGAGGTACCCAGCGTGCCAGAGGCAGGGGAGAGAAGATGGAAGTTCTCCCTGCTGCACCGCAACTTTGGCTGACGCTTGTCAAGCCGGCTGACCTGGCGGTTTCGACGGCCGCGGTCTACAAGGCCATAGACAGTGTGCCGAATCGCAGGCAGACGGACGTAGAGGCCTGCGTGGAGGCTATCGGGAAGCATTCCCGTAGGGCACTTGTAGAAGCACTGCAAAATGATTTGGAAGATGTAACACTCAGAAAGTACGGTATCCTGCAGCAAATGAAGGAATCTCTTCTGGCAGCAGGCTGCGAAAAAGTGCTGATGAGCGGCAGCGGCCCGACTTTATTCGGACTGGCCGAATCGGAAAAAGCAGCGGAGGGTATCAAACAAATCCTGAGTAAAGAATATCCTGGAGCACAGGTGGAAACAGCACATACGGAGGAGGAATACTATGGTTAA